CCGCTCGCTCCTGTTCCTCTTGCCGAGTGAGCTGGGCTTCCTGCGCTTCCTCAAGGTGGCCAAGGTGCCGCTCAACGAGTATTCCTTCCCCCCGAACAAGATCGCCAACGTACAGAGCCAGCTCGAGAAACTCATTGCCAAGAACTACTACCTGCACCAATCTGCCAAGGAGGGCTACCGCTCGTACATCCAGGCGTACGGCTCGTACTCGCTTAAGCGGATCTACGATATCAACGCACTCGACCTCGCGAAGGTCGCCAAGGCATTTGGCttcgcgacgccgcccaagGTCAACGTGACACTCGGCACGGGCCTCAAGAGCGCCGGCCAGAAGCGCGGCAGCGAAGAGGACCAGCCGCAGAAGCGTCCGCGCATGGGCCGTGCATAGGCTTGTATAGTATTGCTACTGGGTATCACAGCTCCTCTgcccgccgcgtcgcgacgccgttAAAGACATAGAGCATCGACGAGGTGTTGCGGTCGCACGTCGTCTTGACGttggcacgcagctcgttcAGCGCCATCtgcaccgcacgcagcacaGGCGCATAGAGCGTGCTGCTCCGCGCGCGGatctcggcgccgtgcgcattAAAGAGCGCCGTGAGCCACTGCAAGTGGAACTCCACGTGcgggctcgcgctcgtgggGTCGAGGCGCGTTGCGACCAGCTGCAGCATCTGGGAGAGGTAGAcgagcggcagctgcgTCGCCACAAGCACAATCTCTTGCGGCTTCACGCGCTCGTAGACTTCCGCCAGGAGCGTTGGGTCGttgaggcgcagcgcgccgagcacggccagcagcgcatcgccttggAGCGACGCActgcgcacggcctggGGCGTAAGGTCCATGTCCAGGTCGGTGGGGTCAAAGGTCGcctggtcgtcgaggcTGTATAGCAGCaggccgctcgtcgacgccgccgcccagcacTGCCCGGTGGGCGAGAAACGGACGCACTTGGAGCGGGCGAGGGGGCGCGTAGACCGCTTGCTcaggtcgccgcgctgcgcgcccgGCAGACTCttgtcggcacgctcggcaagcgtCAGATCCTCTTCGTCGGACAGGTCATTGATCAGCTCGACGTGGCCCGCATCGGTGACCTGGCGCGAGTCGAGGCGGTCCTGCGtcccgtcgagcgcgacatTCAGGCTGAGCGTCCAGCGCTTGAGCAGGACCTTTTCCTTGACGTCGTACAGGCACACATAGTTCGCATTGCCACCGGCGAGGACGCACGAGCCGTCGGCAGAGTAGCAGATGCTCGTAAACGCCGCTCCGGCCGCATTgttgcgccgcgcgacctTGTCGTTGATGCTGCGGCCACCGGAAATGTCGCGGCGGCAGTCGAGCACGCCtttcgacgcgccgctctgcGCGTCAAAGAAGGTGAGCTGCCCGTCGAGcgttgcggcgcacacTTCGTGGCCGTCGGGACGGaaggcgagcgcaaggcctTCGGCGTTGAGCTgcatcgcctcggtcgcgccgctgcgcttAAACACTTCCCAGAGACGCACCGAGCGGTCCCAGCTGGTGCTCGCAAGGaggccgctgccggcggGATCAAACGCCAGCGCAGTCACTGGCCCTTCGTGCCCCGCAAGAAtctcgaggagcttgcCGGTCTGCACGCTCCACATGTACGTCTCAAAGATGTCCGAGCTGCCAGCACACACGACTTCGCCCGAGGGGTCCACCGCAAGACTCACAAACTGCACGGGATTCGGGCTGGTGAATGTGCGAAAGTTGCGGTAGCGCACCAAATCGTACGCACGCACCGTTCCGTCGAGGCTCGCGCTAAAGAGCACCTGGCCCTGCTTGGCAAACTCCACGCACGACACCGGCGCGGTGTGGTCGGAAAAGGTCACGGTGCAAAAGCCCGAGGTGGTGTTCCACAGCTTCACTttgccgtcgtcgccgccggtcACGGCCATCTGGCCGTCCTGCGCAAAGGCGACCGTGTTCATATCGTAAAAGTGCCCTTGCTGCTTGAGAATGTACGACTCGCTCGCCCACTCCCACACCAGCAGCTGGCCGAGCTTTTGCGCGCCAAACGCGAGCCACTCGCCTGTGTGGTTGATGGCGACACTGGTAATTTTTTCCTGGCTGATGCTCAGCGTGTGCACCGCCTGGAAATCCGGCAGATCCCACAGCGAAAAGAGGCCGCTGCTGAAGCCAACGACCAGGCGCGAGGTGCCGGCGTGGAAAGCGGCACAGACCACCTGCGTATTCGCCTGGTGGAAATAGTTGCGCTGCATCACGCCCCAGCGCGTAAAGGCGATACGGTTCTCTGGCGCGGTCATggcagccgccgcgcccgcgtcgccgtcgctcgctTCGTCCTGCCTCATCTCGCCCTCGTCCGACTCTTTCGCCGCCCAGGTAAGgcaggcgccgtcgcgcgaaACGGTGTAGATCGtgcgctcgtccagcgAGAAGAACGCCTCAATCACCGCATCGCGGTGGCCAGTAAAGGTCTTGGGGCGGAAGCCGGGCAGCGGATCCAGcgaaaagaggcgcgccgacATATCCTTCGAGGTGCTCAGGAAAAAGCGGCCGCTCTTGGACCATGTGATGCTCAGGACGTCGTCAAAGTGGCCGACGTACGTGCGGTGCAGCACGAACGGCGCAAACTCACGCACAagcacgctcggcgtctgCCACACCTGGACCTGCGTGCCGTGCGTCACGGCAAGGTAGCGGCCGTCGGGCGAGAactgcgcatcgcgcaccggcagcTTGAAGCTCATGTgcgccagcagcgcacgacgcgtcACATTCATCAACAGTGCATGCCCGTCTTCGTCTGCGACCAGCACCAAGCTGGGGTTCGCAGGCGAGacggcgacacgcgcaaTCGGCTTGCGTGTCTCAAACGGGAGCGTAAACGAGGTATTGCGAACGAGGTGGAAAACCGAGAGGCGGTTGCCGACGGGAGAGTACATTGTGTCCCCATCACCACCAAATTGCACGTTTCCTTGCTGGTACACCGTACCGCATAGGTTCGAGAACTTGAAGGAGGACTTCATCGTCGCTCGACAAACGTACTTTTTTCGTGCTGAGTCAGCACTCCACCACGCTCCACCACGAGGGCGCTCGGACCTGGGATGGACCGCGAGTCGGCCCCGGAaaacgcgccgctgcgcgatgCTGTTCCTCCCCGATACCCAAGCGAAATGTCGGTAGAGAGCttcgacgaggcggtgctcaCTCCTGGCaccaggcgctggtcgcTTACGCCGGGCATCGCACAGGAAGAGTGGAGTGGGACACCGACTTCGGaaagcgcgccgcgctggacACGGCCccgagcgccgacgcggtTGCGGAACGTGTCATCTCCGGTCGTTATGGAGAGAGGATACAGCGAT
This sequence is a window from Malassezia japonica chromosome 5, complete sequence. Protein-coding genes within it:
- the PWP2 gene encoding U3 snoRNP protein (EggNog:ENOG503NVZP; BUSCO:EOG09260E2O; COG:A) — its product is MKSSFKFSNLCGTVYQQGNVQFGGDGDTMYSPVGNRLSVFHLVRNTSFTLPFETRKPIARVAVSPANPSLVLVADEDGHALLMNVTRRALLAHMSFKLPVRDAQFSPDGRYLAVTHGTQVQVWQTPSVLVREFAPFVLHRTYVGHFDDVLSITWSKSGRFFLSTSKDMSARLFSLDPLPGFRPKTFTGHRDAVIEAFFSLDERTIYTVSRDGACLTWAAKESDEGEMRQDEASDGDAGAAAAMTAPENRIAFTRWGVMQRNYFHQANTQVVCAAFHAGTSRLVVGFSSGLFSLWDLPDFQAVHTLSISQEKITSVAINHTGEWLAFGAQKLGQLLVWEWASESYILKQQGHFYDMNTVAFAQDGQMAVTGGDDGKVKLWNTTSGFCTVTFSDHTAPVSCVEFAKQGQVLFSASLDGTVRAYDLVRYRNFRTFTSPNPVQFVSLAVDPSGEVVCAGSSDIFETYMWSVQTGKLLEILAGHEGPVTALAFDPAGSGLLASTSWDRSVRLWEVFKRSGATEAMQLNAEGLALAFRPDGHEVCAATLDGQLTFFDAQSGASKGVLDCRRDISGGRSINDKVARRNNAAGAAFTSICYSADGSCVLAGGNANYVCLYDVKEKVLLKRWTLSLNVALDGTQDRLDSRQVTDAGHVELINDLSDEEDLTLAERADKSLPGAQRGDLSKRSTRPLARSKCVRFSPTGQCWAAASTSGLLLYSLDDQATFDPTDLDMDLTPQAVRSASLQGDALLAVLGALRLNDPTLLAEVYERVKPQEIVLVATQLPLVYLSQMLQLVATRLDPTSASPHVEFHLQWLTALFNAHGAEIRARSSTLYAPVLRAVQMALNELRANVKTTCDRNTSSMLYVFNGVATRRAEEL